Within Salvia splendens isolate huo1 chromosome 21, SspV2, whole genome shotgun sequence, the genomic segment CGAGGAGACAGCCTAGCTCAAAATAATGAAGATTTAATATTAGTGATGTGGGGTTTAATATATTTGATAAATCGAATTATTAATTGGTGATCAGCTGCTAGTCCATGTCTCATGCCTTTATCTATCATATCGTAAAAAATTTGAGCTACTTCACAGAAATAAAGTCAGAAAAATAGtgaattttgatcaaattctgaTCATTTTGCAACTTGAAAAATCAGTTACAAAAATCATCAATTTTAATAAGTTTCTTGTTTTTCCATAATCATATATTCCGACTTCCAGTTTATTGTTGATTTGGCGTAAACGTATTTTAAATTGACGACGTGGTTGAGTTATTTGCTAAATGgttcggaaaaaaaaatcacgGATAATCTatttttacaataaaaaatgaaaaaatgtaaaatttcataattcttataatcgACTTCTAAAATTATGGGACAAATAGGAGTTTGGCCAAAATCTACGAACTGGTAATTTTCCCTGGAAATAATTCACATGATATTATGCTCTTATATGGAATAGTATATATAAATGTACAAATATAGAAAATGTTTCAAATGATActatttaatcattttatgaCTAGTGTAATGTTCTGACGATAACctaatgattaaataaaaaccTTTTTTTCTGTTGAGTTAGAAATCAATTTGGTTCATCTTTACATATACAACCCATAATTGtcactaaaaaatcaattataGGTTCACTACATACGTAAGAGCGGAGTTATTatgatactccctccctccgtccccaaagagtatgaactttgtgttcagtacgagttttaataaattagagaaaaaagtaagagaaagagagagaaatggtAGTGGAAATAATATTAGTGGAGAGTGAGGTCCACATTATTATAATGTTATAAGTTGTAAAAAAATGATGTATATGttgtttgaaattttcaaaattagaaagttcatactatttagggacagacgaaaaaggaaatagttcgtATTCTTTGTAGACGGAGGGATTAGTAATTTATAGGTTCACTGCATGCATAATTACGTATGTCAatttttagtatatttttttgtgttaGTGGTAGCTAGgtgtaaaaaaaaatgaatcttTTGTAGGccattatttcattttcattagtTATAATTATGCCAGCAACAAGGTCCAAATTTGtatacaaaatatattttcgTACATTCATCTATCACTGTCAAATGTGACAAAAGAAAATTCATTTATTGTGTATAAACACTTCCTTACCTCATCATTTAGAATTATGCGACAAAATTTAATACGTATAGACTCGTTCCATTTACGAAACCATAAATAAATTTGTCATATTGCAATCCAAAAATTCCgaattataaatatttcattatcatatatgtaaataaaaattactacacATATACCATATTTATATATCCAAAACGCTGGTATATATAGACTCGTTTCATTTActaaatcataaaataaatttgtCATATTAAATCCAAAGATtccatattttaaatattatatattattaaaatacacttaattaatattctcccgtccaccattaggagtctcatttatgggcggcatgagttttaagaaatgttaagaaaagtggtggaaaaaaagttagtggaataagggtctcacttgtatatattattttaaataaaatatgagtggaatgagttagtggaagatgtgaccctattaccatttatagtaaaagtgaaccgggactcctattcgcggacggagtaaaatggaaaaacgggaatTCTATTCACGGACAGAGGAAGTATCTTTAATTACAACCTACAAATATAAAGCTTGTCGAAtcataacaaataaatttacATTCCCATTCTTGTTCAAAATAAGCAACTCCCATTTGTTAATCATTAAACCCAGCATTGTCCAGTGCCTTTGTattagcggcaaggagcttagacattattgcatgagagGTCAAGTTCGAACCCTCGTGACATTAGTTGTAATTTCCTTCACTGGTAATGGTACATTATTCACAAAGCAAATCGGAAATGAAGTTAAATATCCAATAATCATGGCCTTATCAAGCAAAATATGGTTAGTTGGGGTATCTAAAAGCAAATGCGCCTATCACTCTTACTTATCTCTCATAAAACAAAACAGCAAAATTTAAAGGATAAAATGgttaaaaattaaatgcaaataaATTTTTTCCTCCAAAATTTAACCTTTTTAAAGCCCCTTCACCTTCACGtggatctctctctctctctctctctctccattaaTAGGAAAAAACAGCCTATACATACAATTAGATACACGCAAATCGTCGATCACAGAATCAATCCCTAGCTTTCGCATTCACTTCACTCCGTTTTCCGTTACAGCACACGAATCAATCGGTATCTGAATAGGTTGTGGTTGGTGGAGTGAAGGAGCTCGATTGCTTGCTGTATGTCACTGAATTGCGACGTTCATTGCGGTGGACTCGGTGAGATTGCGAACCAGTTGCAATGGCCACAGCTCCGAAAGAGGCGACGCTTACTCCTCCGAGCTACTGCGCCGGCGCTCCTCCAGCTGCCGGCGCCGGCGATTCGGCCGCCCTAGTCCGTCGCGAGTCGGTCTCCGCCACGGATTGGACAGTGCCTCCCGCCGCTGAGGatcagaagaagaagccggcggCGGCCCCGGCCTTGATTAGAACTGAGCCTTCTTCCAATGCCGCAGCGAAAGGTCTTAATCAAATGCGATCTTGAATTTGTTTTTTTGCCCTTTCGTCTTTGATTCCGTTTTGGCGTTGATGTGTATTGCCTTGTTTTGGTTTGTGTGCATGTGGTGTGCATTGATCGAGATCTTGATTCTTCTCTGTGTTgaaattatgtgatttttatattaGGTGGTTGATAGGACTATCGAGTGACTCTGTATCTATCTCTGTACTCTGGCATGGTATTGAATTTTGCTGCGTAATTATCacttttgatgttttttttgtgGACGGCATCAAGGTTTGGAAAATAGATATCAAAGAGATTCTCCTTTGATGTTCATTATCTGCATTTCAAGCTGTGTTTTCTCCGTACAGTCACAAAAAAGAGAACAGAACTTGATTGTGCAAAAAGTTAGTGATCAGAAAGTCTTATTGAAAGTTAAATTTTACTATGTGATTTGGAGTTGATGGAAGAGTGAGGCCCACAAAAAATTGGGTGTTCTTTGGCTGTTTTCGTAAACATTAACTTTACTCCACATTTTTTCATTGGATTGTTCTTGTTTGTGCTTTTGAGACCTTGTCATCTTTGTGGATTATTTTATGGTCTATTACTGCTCTATGTTTGATATTCCAGTGTATGAAAGTGTTGGTGAGTGTCATTATGAAGTAAAGGATGGAGGCCTAGTTTATGATAATCATCATTAGAAGACAAGCTTGATATGAAACTCATCATTATGTGTCCATCTCATATTGCTATCTTTATCAATTGACAATAAGGGAGTGTGTAATTGGTTTGATGACTTCAAAAGGTGTGCTTTTTGAAATCTTACAAGTCATACTGAAATACTTGATGTGAAAAGAATAAATTGTTATTTCAGTTCAATTACTCTGTTTCTTTTCCTCTAGTCTTATTTTTTCACACAGGGCTTAGGCTAATAACCCCTTTTTTTAAATGGCATTCTTGTATCACTTATGTATATGTAGTTGGAAATACTTGAAGGTCTTAGTGTAGTTACACGTGCTATAATGCTTTGCTTCCATTATTCTTGTTTATAGTTATATTTCTTACCACTACTTGCCATCAGCAATTTCTTGTATACACGGATGTGTAGAATTGTATGTTATCTCTATGAACATCTCAGAGCTAATCTTTCaattttgtggaatttttatGATGTTAAATCCCTTTTGAACTTTTTGTTATGAATAGAACCTGCTTGAAGGACTTGGTTAATTATCAATGCTTTGTTTTTTCAGGGGTCCAAGTCATGACAAGGGCTCAAACAAAACATCCTTTAGATCCCTTATCTGCTACTGAAATCTCTGTGGCTGTGGCAACTGTCAGAGCAGCTGGGGCCACCCCTGAGGTCTGAAATCACTTTTCATTGATACGATGTCCATGCAATTATAATGTCATGTTACTTAATTACTGCTATTGTAATTTGGTCATCCTGTGACTTGTACCTTGTTTATTTAGGTCAGAGATAGCATGAGGTTTGTTGAAGTTGTTCTGTTGGAACCAGAAAAGTATGTTGTTGCACTTGCAGATGCTTATTTCTTTCCTCCTTTCCAACCATCATTGTTGGCTAGAACCAAAGGAGGGCCTGCAATACCTAGTAAGCTCCCACCAAGGAGAGCCAGATTAGTTGTCTACAATAAGAAGTCCAATGAGACTAGTTTGTGGATCGTTGAGTTGACAGAAGTGCATGCAACTACTCGAGGTGGACATCATCGAGGAAAAGTTGTATCCTCTGAAATTGTTCCAGATGTTCAGCCACCAATGGTATCGTACTAGATTGATCTTCTTTCAGTGCATTTGTTTTAGCTCAGGACATTGTGGGCATCGCAATATCATTTGTGATCATTTTTTGATTGCAGGAATactttaacacactattctcaTAATTTGGATTCAGAGCATTCTTTATACATGTAGCTAATATGTCATGTAGCATGTGTTTTTGTGAAAAAAAGATAAATGTTAGTTCATTGATGAATTAATTGTTGCATGTGCTTTGTGGGGCTCATTTTTGGCCTTTGTCTTCTCTGTGACACAATGCTTGTCCACTtcatttggtaatttctttcgTATTCCAACTGCAGGATGCTACAGAATATGCAGAATGTGAAGCTATTGTTAAAGATTACCCTCCTTTTATAGAAGCAATGAAGAAGAGGGGGATTCATGACATGGACCTTGTCATGGTTGACCCATGGTTAGTTTTGCAGATGATGACATGCTCGGGAAACGACCTTGTTAGTATACTCACTTAGTGATCTGATTGGTGAAATTCCTACTGCAGGTGTGTTGGATACCACAGCGAGGCTGATGCTCCTAGTCGTAGACTTGCAAAACCACTTGTGTTTTGCCGGACAGAGAGTGACTGCCCACTGGAAAATGGTTATGCGCGTCCTGTAGAAGGAATTCACGTTCTTGTTGATATGCAAAATATGGTGGTAATCGAGTTTGAAGATCGCAAGCTTGTTCCTTTGCCCCCGGCTGATCCTCTGAGAAATTATACTCCTGGTGAAACAAGGGGAGGAGTAGATAGAAGTGATGTGAAATCTCTTCAAATTGTTCAGCCTGAAGGTCCAAGTTTTCGCATCAATGGGAATTACGTAGAATGGCAGAaggtttttttctctttattactAACTGAACACACTCACACATGCACATAATCAGCCCGAGTTTAGTCAAAATCACTGTTGATATTTTGGTTAACAGTGGAACTTTCGCATTGGTTTCACTCCAAGGGAGGGTCTGGTCATTCATTCTGTTGCCTATGTTGATGGTAGCCGGGGAAGGAGACCTATAGCGCATAGGTTGAGTTTTGTGGAGATGGTTGTGCCCTATGGTGATCCTAATGACCCTCATTACAGGAAAAACGCATTTGATGCAGGGGAAGATGGTCTGGGCAAGAATGCCCATTCTCTGAAGAAGGTttcaaattcttatttttatttgattatcATTTTGCTTAGTTCACTGCAATCTTCATCTCAGTGTGTAACTCTTGTCTAAGTCACGTTTCCTATTTAGGGATGTGATTGCTTGGGATATATAAAGTACTTTGATGCTCATTTTACAAACTTTACCGGAGGAGTTGAGACAATTGAAAACTGTGTATGCGTGCATGAAGAGGATCATGGAGTCCTATGGAAGCATCAAGATTGGAGAACTGGCATGGCTGAAGTCCGAAGATCAAGGCGTCTTACTGTTTCTTTTTTCTGCACTGTGGCTAACTATGAGTATGGATTTTATTGGCACCTTTACCAGGCAAGTAGAATGCATTCCTAACAGTAGCTGTACTATATCTTCGTATATGATGATAGAAGATAGAAACAGAAACAGACTCTAACAACGTGATGTTTCATTTCTTGTTTTTCTCTGGAACCTAGTAGGAGTATAACTTCAGTCAGCAATATACAAGGACTGGATTAACAAATAGAAAACAGAATGTCGAGACAGATTATCTGTTAAATGTGATAAATAGAGTAGTATATATGTTAAGGCGAAAGCTGTCTGAACAAATAATGTATGATAGAATTAAAGTAGTGTATTCTTGATTCCAGGATGGGAAGATTGAAGCTGAAGTTAAACTTACTGGGATCCTCAGTTTAGGGGCTCTGCAGCCCGGTGAATTTAGAAAATATGGTACAACCATTGCTCCTGGATTATATGCTCCTGTTCATCAGCATTTCTTTGTTTCTCGTATGGATATGGCTGTTGACTGTAAACCTGGGGAAGCACACAATCAGGTATCTGGCCCAGAATCAGTTATTTACTTGCTATATTGATGGAAACATTGATGATTGATGTGCTTCATTTCCAAGACTGATAAACAAGGTTCGACTCGTAATGTTATGTTACTATTCCCGTTCTTCAGGTTGTTGAAGTGAATGTCAGAGTTGAAGAACCTGGAAAGGACAATGTTCACAATAATGCATTCTATGCTGAGGAAACTGTCCTTAGATCCGAATTAGAGGCAATGCGTGATTGTGATCCCTTATCTGGCCGCCACTGGATTGTAAGCACCCTGACACATATTATGTTCTGAACACCTGTACCCACCAAAAGTATTTTGTGTGCTTACCCTTTTTCGACGAGGGAGATTTCTTTGCCCTCTATCTGGTTATATTACTTAGCTAGAAAGTTTTCCGTTTCGCTAGAAACGACTGAAAGAGTCTTCTGTATGTTCCTACTTGCTTCCTTTTTAAAGCTGGATAGAATCCATATCATCTTGTGACTATTACATGAGATCACTTTAAGTTCTGTCTGATAATGTTATCGCGTGTTTCCATTCAGATAAGGAACACAAGAACTGTGAATCGGACTGGAAAACTGACAGGCTACAAACTGGTGCCTGGTTCAAATTGTCTTCCACTGGCTGGACCCGAGGCTAAATTTCTGAGAAGAGCTGCATTTTTGAAGCATAATCTGTGGGTTACACAATATGCGCGTGGAGAGGATTTCCCTGGAGGAGAGTTTCCCAACCAAAATCCACGTGCCGGTGAAGGATTGGCTTCATGGGTGAAGCAGAATCGGCCTTTGGAGGAAAATGATATCGTTCTCTGGTGAGAAACATAACTATTTGTAGTATTCGCAGTTAAACACTTCATCTCTGACTGAATTTTTgggttatttttatttacatagGTACATCTTTGGCATCACGCATGTTCCTCGACTGGAAGACTGGCCTGTTATGCCCGTGGAGCACATTGGTTTCGTGCTTCAGGTACGTTTTATGAATGTTCACTCACTCTCATATATTTTCTTATCACATTCATAACACTTCTATTGCTTCGCTATTTGTTGCAGCCGCACGGATTCTTCAATTGTTCTCCTGCAGTGGATGTGCCACCCAGTGCCTGGGAGATGGATCCAAAAGAGAACGATGTCAAAGAAAACGGCGTTGCTAAGGCAAGTTCACCTATTCTCATTTCAAAGATTTGAAGGGAATGAAACACGTTATTCGATAACCATGTTGGATGAATTCTCCGTGCCTGTACATACCTGCATCCCAGTTTAGTAGAGACTAGTTCTCTTTTGCAGACAGTATTGTTTCATCGTACCCGTTGTCGAACTCTTTCTGAGTTCGTGCTTTTCGCTCGCCTGAACATGAATATGTATTTCCAGACTTTGTTGCTACCTCTCTTGAATAATGATCtgttatttttacttttt encodes:
- the LOC121783690 gene encoding copper methylamine oxidase-like, whose protein sequence is MATAPKEATLTPPSYCAGAPPAAGAGDSAALVRRESVSATDWTVPPAAEDQKKKPAAAPALIRTEPSSNAAAKGVQVMTRAQTKHPLDPLSATEISVAVATVRAAGATPEVRDSMRFVEVVLLEPEKYVVALADAYFFPPFQPSLLARTKGGPAIPSKLPPRRARLVVYNKKSNETSLWIVELTEVHATTRGGHHRGKVVSSEIVPDVQPPMDATEYAECEAIVKDYPPFIEAMKKRGIHDMDLVMVDPWCVGYHSEADAPSRRLAKPLVFCRTESDCPLENGYARPVEGIHVLVDMQNMVVIEFEDRKLVPLPPADPLRNYTPGETRGGVDRSDVKSLQIVQPEGPSFRINGNYVEWQKWNFRIGFTPREGLVIHSVAYVDGSRGRRPIAHRLSFVEMVVPYGDPNDPHYRKNAFDAGEDGLGKNAHSLKKGCDCLGYIKYFDAHFTNFTGGVETIENCVCVHEEDHGVLWKHQDWRTGMAEVRRSRRLTVSFFCTVANYEYGFYWHLYQDGKIEAEVKLTGILSLGALQPGEFRKYGTTIAPGLYAPVHQHFFVSRMDMAVDCKPGEAHNQVVEVNVRVEEPGKDNVHNNAFYAEETVLRSELEAMRDCDPLSGRHWIIRNTRTVNRTGKLTGYKLVPGSNCLPLAGPEAKFLRRAAFLKHNLWVTQYARGEDFPGGEFPNQNPRAGEGLASWVKQNRPLEENDIVLWYIFGITHVPRLEDWPVMPVEHIGFVLQPHGFFNCSPAVDVPPSAWEMDPKENDVKENGVAKASSPILISKI